The Triticum aestivum cultivar Chinese Spring chromosome 5A, IWGSC CS RefSeq v2.1, whole genome shotgun sequence genomic sequence TGGATATGTAGcagtgggtttggcccggatgttgctcccaggtgtccctttgTCGATGACCCCCTCCCCCTTCACTCACCTGACGAACTAagccgcccccacccccaccctcaccGTCGATGACCCCCTCCCCCTTCACTCACCTGACGAACTAAGCTCCAGATCGAGCACGTGATCGAGGGCGGCCATGGCGCTCCCATACCCGCAACCAGGCCACGGCCTTGGCGGACGAAGCTGCTCGAAttcggcgcctcccctcccctcccctcaaatGAGCTAGCTAGCTTTTCACCGCCATCATccgcaaaaagaaaaacaaaaacttttgacTGCCATGTAGAGTATCGTATGCATGTGCCTATTCTGAGTCGTTTCACCCACATCGCATTCATTTTCTTTCTGCAGTGTACGTCCcattgcaaagaaagaaagaaagaaattatACGTCGTTGCCAAAGATGGCACACGCGCTCGGCTGGGTGCAATAAGGCAATGCAGATAGGCAGCAAGCTAGCTTCCTCTGCCCGCCGTCTCCTCCCTGCCTGTTCACATCACATGCTTGTTCCAGTGATAATAATCTGGTAGTAGTGTGGTGTGACGACTTATTGAGTGCCGATCCCATTGCAAAGACAGAAAGACAGAAATTAATTGCGCATTGGGAAAGATGGCACACGCGCTCGGCTCGGCTCGGTGCATTCCAGCTTTCCTGCAACCAACCAAGGGATCACATCACATACTTGTTCCCAGACCGCACTGCAACACTCGCTTGTCTCTCTGTCTTCTCTCCCTCCCCGCGTACTACGTCAGAGGCCTCCCGCCTCCCCGCCGGCAAGTCTCGTCTCCTTGCGAAGAAGCATCCCCGTCTCCCCGCCTCTTCTTCTCGACGGTGCTGCTGGAACTAGCTAGCTACTAGTCAAATACTTCTTCTTTCTCTTCCTCCCAGTTGAAATTAAGCTTTCTTTTTGCGGCAGAGGACCATGGACGGCAAGAAGCCCAAGATCCCGGCTGACGTCCGGCGGGCCAGCCAGTGGGCGCTCGTCAACGCCTCCTTCCACCTCTTCTCATTCTTCGCCGTGCGCCCGTCCGCCGCCTATGCCGTCGCCGGCTACGAGGCCACGTGCAGCGAGGTGCGTGCGTGACCCCTTGCCCCTTGCATACCACACATTCCGAATCTCCGATCGGTTCGGTTCATCTTGCGCCAAGTCTTTACGTACGGTGTTGGTCCTGCAGTGCGTGGCGCTGACGGACAAGCTGAGCGGCCTCTGGCTCGTGATGCTGTGGTGCGCCGCAGCCCAGGCGGCCGCCGCGGGGCTGGCGCTGATGCTCCCGTGCCGCGACAACGCCAACCTCGCGCTCAGGTCACCATCGTCGGGCACTACATGTACGCCGTCGCCGTCCGCCTCCTCCTCGAAGCCGACCCAGGATTCCTCTTGGGCTGGATCGTCGGCCCCGCGAGCATCGTCGTCTTCGCGGGCGCCGACTTCGTCTGCTTCCGTGACCTCCTCCAGCTGGGAGATGACTAGATGAGGACTGAATGACTGATGAACAGGGTGTTCATCTAGCTGCGCCTGTAGGGGGTCATCTCATGAGAGGAGTGGAGGACTGACTCATCACTGGTGAGTATGTGTCAATCTAGTACGTAGTAGTGGTGTAGTTCATTGTTAATTGGAGCGACATAGAGATCTCCTTAGCTAGTACTACATGGCACTTGATCGACTGTATAGCCTTGGCTGTGGTCGTCTTGATTTGATGCACTTAATTGGAGTAACTTTCCTCTGTAGTAAGTACTATGATGAGACATGCATGAGAGTACGTTATATCCAGCTTCCGGACGGTTGTTTACTTCTACTGTATACTAGGAGAACGcctgtgcgttgctacgggctattcGTCATATAATTTTCAACACCTAAGCCAAACACAAAACCATCCCAAGACGCTTCCTTGTGTTTTTTTGTTCGACCCTACCCTTCTCGCTCGGTTTCCCACTGTAGCGGAACATTTCTCGCTGGAGCCACCTCTTTTAAAACCAGATGACATCCACCTCATCTTCACCGTGCATTGCAACATGAATTAAAGTTTTCATATTTGCAATATATAGAGTTGGTTAAACTAACACATACTATTGacatagaacaacaaataaaaatcacTCTCAAAGATCCATTCAACtttgcaaatgcacattcacgttGAAAGCGAGTGACAACTTGAACGTATTCCTAGTTACCAATAAGCTCCACCTCCATTCCACACACCATTCATTGTTAGAAGGGGTAAGTCTTCTCATCCTCGTCCTTTCCCACATCTTCTACTCCTAACCACTCCGCCAACCATTTTATTGGTGCCAACCAACACCATGTTAACATCATGTTATTTCCAACACGAGCCAAACACAAAACCCATCCCAGGACActtccttttgtttttttgttcgACCCTACCCTTCTCGCTCGGTTTCCCACTGTAGCGGAACATTTCTCGCTGGAGCCAGCTCTTTTAAAACCAGATGAGATCCACCTCATCTTCACCGTGCATTGCAACATGAATTAAAGTTTTCATATTTGCAATATATAGAGTTGGTTAAACTAACACATACTATTGACATAGAACAACAAATAAAGATCACTCTCAAAGATCCATTCAACTTTGCAAATGCACATTCATGTTGAAGGCGAGTGACAACCTGAACGTATTCCTAGTTACCAATAAGCAGTACTGCCAATAAGCTCCACCTCCATCCCACATACCATTCATTGCTAGAAGGGGTAATTGTTGTTCTTCTCGTCCTCGTCCTTTCCCACATCTTCTACTCCTAACCACTCCGCCAACCATTTTGTTGGTGCCAACCAACACCACGTTAGCATCATGTTATTTCCAACACCTGAGCCAAACACAAAACCCATCCCAGTACACtcccttttgtttttttgttcGACCCTACCCTTCTCGCTCGGTTTCCCGCTGTAGCGGAACATTTCTCGCTGGAGCCACCTCTTTTAAAACCAGATGACATCCACCTCATCTTCACCGTGCATTGCAACATGAATTAAAATTTTCATATTTGCAATATATAGAGTTGGTTAAACTAACACATACTATTGACATAGAACAACAAATAAAGATCACTCTCAAAGGTCCATTCAACTTTGCAAATGCACATTGACGTTGAAGGCGAGTGACAACCTGAACGTATTCCTAGTTACCAATAAGCTCCACCTCCATTGCACATACCATTCATTGCTAGAAGGGGTAATTGTTGTTCTTCTCGTCCTCATCCTTTCCCACATCTTCTACTCCTAACCACTCCACCTACCATTTTGTTGGTGCCAACCAACACCACATTAACATCAATACATTCGTCAATGACGCCTTGTCTCCGTCTTTCTCCTTCATCGCCAGTTTTAGTTCTCGTTCCTACTTATTTTCTGTAATACTCCtttcttttttgtttattttttggaacactcttttcttctccaacactaTGGACCACTTGGTGGCTTTAGTTTTTTTGTACTTCTTATTCTCCGAACACTCTTTCTTTCTACTATAGCATAAATCACCCGGCCAatgttgtgtcatgttgtcctcCCTCACGAACGTGTCGACAATGGTCAGCGTGTTGACATCCTTCAGAGCATGGTCGCCATCTATCTTGGTGAACACAAGGACGCCCATGTCGCGAGCAAATGATGGCCGTTGTTCATGTTGGCAAGTGGTGCTCGGCCATGTCGCTGAAAGCCTGCTCATCGTCCATGCCCACGAGCGCTTTCAAAATAATTCGGCGCGATTAACTGCTTGCATGATTAATTAAGTACACAAATAATTAATGGCCTACCTAATTCTCTACATGCCTAATTAAATGCCAACAAATCAATTAATTATCCGCCTAATTGGAAAAAATCCTACCTCTTATTATCTGTAGGCATAATTAATTGTCTACCTAATTAATTGCAGACTCATCCTTAACTACATTCCATCTTCTCTTATACTCttcaatcactagtagaaaaagggtcaaacgtgaagcatattagtgccggtttgtatttgagccagcactaatgtatacattagtgccggttccaacggctagccgggccgctttcattagtaccggttcgtggcgaacctttagcaccggttcgtgccacgaaccggtactaatgagagtggtggcaggatgttgtcagaatggggcccctccagcccctttagtaccggttcttggcacaaaccggtactaaaggtcgtcctacataaacccttcgtccacccgagctcgctctgttcttcccctttcccctcttctctctgttcttcccctcttcctctcgagctcatcacacattttgcccaaaatttgtcaagatttgaaggcccccatccattcaaatgatcacaaaggttagcaactttgtcctttcatctctcattgctagattagctcttgcaatgctttatatagtgattaatttgtgagtttagtaatttgggaggatatatatatatatatatatatatatatatatgtgctagtatttgatttatatgcaatttgaggtcaaaaataacacttagtttgcatatgtaggtgtggtttacttagtgccttctaaatctccatcgtagccaccgttgatcgcccgcaccgtcccgtcgccggcaccaccttgtggtgagcctcttgttcatgaaattttatataaaaattgatgtttgtgtgatttggatatatagttactcgtataattatcttacccgtacgttgtttgttatacatatagtgccatggttttgatatccgtccccgtcggccctagtccttgttatgattcggatgtggtatgtatattctcttttaaaactagttgcatttcgtgtttatgacaaattatgcccatcaagttgacatagaaattttttctaggaggtacgTGAACcgtaaattccaaccgaccctattgccgagaggttaaatttagttgaaagagaaaacgagtacttgaaagaaaaattgaaaagaattgagggggagaagatggaattggagttgcatgttgccgatgtcgttgatgatcacaagatcaagatggagaaaatgcgcttgaagattagaaagattagaaaatatgccatcgatagtgaggcttggtatcattatgctgttggatccattgttaccttagttgcgatcttgatcgtatttgttgttgcatttaaatgctttagctagagagttatttgtttgttgcatttaagtgttgtatgaactttatgtatgaacttgtattaatttggtctattcggtgttgtgtaatgaagatgagccggcaatggatgtacgatgaccgatgctctccccagttcgttgagggcgtgcatacttttctacttgcggctgaggcaaacaagcgggcggatggttttatgccttgtccatgtgctcgctgtaagaatggtcacaattactctacgtcaagaaccattcacgtccatctgtttaagtccggtttcatgccccattataatgtttggaccaagcacggagaaacaggggttatgatggaagacaatgaagaagaagaggacgacgacagctatcctggccatgggttccctgaatacgacaatgagggaagaagctgagccgataatgcgggaagaagctgagccagcaatgcgggaagaagctgaagaagaggcatcagatgagcccattgatgatctaggtcgggccattgccgatgcaaagagaaactgctcaagtgatttggagaagaagaagttgcagcgcatgttagaggatcacaaaaaaatgttgtacctgaattgcgtaggtgacaagaaaagctgggtaccacactggaattgctgcaatggaaggcggagaatggtgtatctgacaagggatttggaaaattgctggtaatgataaaggatatgcttccaaaggacaacaaattgcccgagagtacgtatgaagcaaagaaggttgtctgccctctagggttagaggtgcagaagatacatgcatgccctaatgattgcatcctctaccgcggtgagtacgaggatttgaatgcttgcccggtatgtggtgcattgcgctataagatcagccgcgatgaccatggtgatgtcgagggccggcgccccaggaagaagattcctgccaaggtgatgtggtatgctcctataataccacggttgaaatgtttgttccaaaacaaagagcatgccaaggcgatgcgatggcacagagaagaccgtaagaaagacagaaagttgagagtacccgctgacgggtcacagtggagaaaaatcgaaagaaagtacgggaaggagtttgcagatgacgcaaggagcgtatggtttggtctaagcgcagatggcattaatccttttggggagcagagcagcaaccatagcacatggcatgtgactctatgtttgtataaccttcctccttggttgtgcatgaagcggaagttcattatgatgccagtgctcatccaaggccctaagcaacccggcaacgacattgatgtgtacctaaggccattagttgaataactcttacaactgtggaatggaacaggtgtacgtgcgtgggatgagcacatgggggaagaatttgacctaaaggcgttgttgttcgtgaccatcaatgattggcctgttCTCAGTCATCttccaggacagacaaacaagggataccgtgcatgcacgcactgtttggacgataccgacggtatatatttggctaataagaatgtgtacctgggacatcatcgatttcttccgagcaggcatcccataagaaagaaaggcaagcatttcaaaggtgaggcggatcaccggacgaagcctcgccatcgtactggtgccgatgtacatgatatggtcaaggatttgaaggtggtctttggaaagggtcctggtggacaacctatttcgaatgacgctgacggacgcacacccttgtggaagaagaaatctatattttgggacctgccctattggaaagacctcgaggtccgctccgcaatcgacgtgatgcacgtgacgaagaatctttgtgtgaccctgcttggcttcttgggcgtgtatgggaagacaaaagatacacctgaggcacgggaggaccagcaacgtatgcacggaaaagatggcatacatcagggtcatgcaagctacgctcttaccaaagaagagaaggaaatcttctttgaatgcctgctcagtattaaggtaccgtctggcttctcgtcgaatataaagggaagaataaacatggcagagaaaaagttccggaacctaaagtctcatgactgccacgtgattatgacgcaactgcttccggttgcattgagcgggcttctaccggaaaacgttcgattagccattgtgaagctatgtgcatttctcaatgcaatctctcagaaggtaatcgatccagaaatcataccaaggttacagaatgatttggtgcaatgtcttgtcagtttcgagttggtgttcccaccatccttcttcaacatcatgacgcacgtcctagttcacctatgcgaagagattaacgttttgggtcatgtatttctacacaatatgttcccctttgagaggttcatgggagtcttaaagaaatatgttcataaccgtgctaggccagaaggaagcatctccaagggccgtcaaaatgaggaggtcattgagttttgtattgactttattcctgaccttaagccgattggtgttcctgaatcgcggcataagggaagactggatggaaaaggcacgctaggaggggaacaaataatatgtatggacggacattctctcactgaagcacactacacagttctacagaattccgccttggtggctccgtatatggatgaacacaagaatttgctaccctccaaacacccggagcggtctgatgactggattacacgtgaacaaaccaggagttttgccagctggttgcaagcacgtaccatgcatgacacctctattgaagatgacctgtacttgctgtcccagttaccatcttctaatataatgactttcaaagggtacgagataaatggtaatacattttacacgatcgcccaagataagaagagcaccaaccaaaacagtggtgtccgctttgatgcagaaaccaagacgggaaaggaaacatattatggttatatacaggacatatgggaacttgactatcgacgtggtttgaaggtccctttgtttcggtgcaaatgggtcaatatgacacgaggcggggtaacggaagacccgcagtacggaatgacaacagtggatctcaacaatcttgcgtatgcagacgaaccattcgtcctagccaatgatgtggcacaggttttctatgtgaaggacatatctaccaagacaagaaaaagaaaagataaagaagcgaatgcatcgtacgatgagccaaagcggcacatagttctttctgggaagagaaacatcgtgggagtggatgacaagacagacaagtcagaagattg encodes the following:
- the LOC123106433 gene encoding uncharacterized protein produces the protein MDGKKPKIPADVRRASQWALVNASFHLFSFFAVRPSAAYAVAGYEATCSECVALTDKLSGLWLVMLWCAAAQAAAAGLALMLPCRDNANLALRSPSSGTTCTPSPSASSSKPTQDSSWAGSSAPRASSSSRAPTSSASVTSSSWEMTR